From one Anopheles bellator chromosome 1, idAnoBellAS_SP24_06.2, whole genome shotgun sequence genomic stretch:
- the LOC131216127 gene encoding circadian locomoter output cycles protein kaput, protein MEELKHNPSRGNLFDDVDSFGGSIDIDHHHHHHHNADSYSAMDEDGDDKDDTKRKSRNLSEKKRRDQFNLLVNELSSMVSSNSRKMDKSTVLKSTIAFLKSHNEIAVRSRVHEIQTDWKPSFLSNEEFTHLILEALDGFIIVFSSTGRVFYASESITSLLGHLPSDLLNMTVYDMVYEDDQNDLYHILLNPTTIVDPLQTGISRENQVTFSCYIKRGTVDYRADVSYEHVQFTGYFRSDVDTESLMTTSRFSGYTSDADSRLVFVGTGRLQTPQLIREMSIVDNTKSEFTSRHSLEWKFLFLDHRAPPIIGYLPFEVLGTSGYDYYHFDDLEKVVACHEALMQKGEGTSCYYRFLTKGQQWIWLQTRFYITYHQWNSKPEFVVCTHRVVSYADVMKQMRTQTAGDGKFSEDADSVSVHGVERKFQQSSSQSLLATSPWSSKSSRTSRVAPTPGVSPTGLSSRGRHRYNTYHGPGSDSATSISTESHTSRQSLVTQHSRSRMRTSTCSTKVSSQSSQQDRQTASHFLLQQQQQQQQQQQQQQQSLQQQQMQLDQQHFQTSQQHHQLHLQQNQLQQQLQQQQQQHRSLHQQLQTHQQQQLHQHHASQSQPTLMVQSIPPEPEMYGQKLTASQQPHQSHGHGQQQSHLPPTSQPQQTTPQQQQQQTVQQQLHQATAAATILTPPVTQIIGATGFIEPQQYLTAIPVQPVPAFTDTAPAVLSPNSSISPHGGYPVVHHPAVSGAGGVVLTPTQNQVQDQLQRKHEELQHLILQQQEELRRVQEQLLMARYGLLPSIVSLPFPATGGNGGPAVIPPERCPTTGAPFLQHHQAGHGAAFHHRHHHYHPSSSGSSSVQSQAHHAQQDPQQQQMCLPDQKPILHPDPEQLNFTDTGQGKLSEASEMVSYMQLTPVPLHHLQQQQQQQQQQQQQQQQQQQQQQQQHHHHHHGSSASSTSTTPASSVQNQRQQQLMQIGAPDGSGAPGGSGMGLLQYQMAPEQAQNLFASGMEQQQNQQQTHPPSQQSHHQLQQQQQQQQQGATGSSDAGSHTCPSQTSEL, encoded by the exons ATGGAAGAACTAAAGCACAACCCCTCGCGGGGCAACCTCTTCGACGACGTGGACAGCTTCGGCGGTTCGATCGATATcgatcatcaccatcaccaccatcacaacGCCGATTCGTACTCGGCTATGGACGAGGATGGGGATGATAAAGATGACACCAAACG aaaATCTCGCAACCTCAGCGAAAAGAAGCGCCGCGATCAGTTCAACCTGCTGGTCAACGAGCTTAGCTCAATGGTGTCCTCCAACAGCCGCAAGATGGATAAGTCCACAGTCCTGAAGTCGACGATCGCATTTCTGAAGAGCCATAACGAGATTGCAGTCCGCTCGCGGGTCCACGAGATACAGACCGACTGGAAGCCGTCTTTTCTGTCGAACGAAGAGTTCACGCACCTGATCCTGGAGGCGCTGGATGGGTTCATCATCGTGTTCTCCTCGACCGGAAGAGTATTCTACGCGTCCGAAAGTATTACCTCGCTGCTGGGGCATTTGCCG AGTGACCTGCTGAATATGACCGTCTACGATATGGTGTACGAAGACGATCAGAACGATCTGTACCACATACTGCTCAATCCGACCACGATAGTGGATCCCCTACAGACGGGCATCAGTCGCGAGAATCAGGTGACGTTTTCGTGCTACATCAAGCGGGGAACGGTCGACTATCGGGCCGATGTGTCGTATGAGCATGTCCAGTTTACGGGCTACTTCC GTAGCGACGTGGACACGGAGTCCCTAATGACGACCTCTCGGTTCAGCGGGTACACGAGCGACGCCGATTCGCGACTCGTGTTCGTCGGTACGGGTCGGCTGCAGACACCGCAGCTGATCCGCGAAATGTCAATCGTGGACAATACGAAAAGCGAGTTCACGTCGCGCCACAGCCTCGAATGGAAGTTCCTGTTCCTAGATCACCGAGCCCCACCGATCATCGGCTACCTGCCATTTGAGGTGCTGGGAACCTCAGGGTATGACTATTATCATTTTGACGATCTGGAAAAGGTGGTGGCTTGTCATGAAGCAT TGATGCAAAAAGGTGAGGGAACTTCGTGTTACTATCGCTTCCTGACCAAAGGCCAACAGTGGATCTGGCTCCAGACGCGTTTCTATATCACGTACCACCAGTGGAACTCGAAGCCAGAGTTTGTCGTCTGTACGCATCGGGTCGTTAGCTACGCGGACGTGATGAAGCAGATGCGCACGCAgacggccggcgacggcaAGTTCTCCGAGGACGCAGACAGTGTCAGTGTGCACGGTGTGGAGCGCAAGTTCCAGCAATCGTCCTCCCAAAGCCTGCTGGCCACATCGCCGTGGAGCTCGAAAAGCTCGCGGACGTCACGGGTGGCTCCTACGCCCGGCGTTTCACCAACGGGCTTGTCGAGCCGAGGCCGCCACCGGTACAACACCTACCACGGACCCGGCTCCGACTCGGCTACGTCCATTTCCACCGAGTCCCACACCAGCCGGCAATCGCTTGTTACGCAACATTCG CGCTCCCGCATGCGGACCAGCACGTGCTCTACGAAGGTTTCATCACAGAGCAGTCAACAAGACCGACAGACAGCATCTCACTTTTtgctccagcagcaacagcagcagcaacagcaacagcaacagcaacagcaatctctacagcaacagcaaatgcAGCTCGACCAACAACATTTCCAAACATCGCAACAGCATCACCAACTTCATCTGCAGCAAAatcagttgcagcagcagctgcaacagcaacagcagcaacaccgttcgctgcaccagcagctgcaaacccatcagcagcaacagttgcacCAACATCACGCCTCCCAGTCTCAGCCAACGCTCATGGTGCAAAGTATCCCCCCCGAGCCGGAAATGTACGGCCAAAAGCTGACGGCGTCACAGCAGCCGCACCAAAGTCACGGCCACGGTCAGCAACAGTCCCACCTTCCGCCAACTTCGCAGCCACAGCAAACGacgccacagcagcaacagcagcaaacggtGCAGCAACAGCTACACCAAGctacggcggcggccacgatccTGACCCCTCCGGTGACGCAGATCATCGGAGCGACTGGGTTCATCGAACCGCAGCAGTATTTGACGGCCATTCCGGTGCAACCGGTACCGGCCTTCACGGATACGGCCCCGGCGGTACTCTCGCCCAACTCGTCGATCTCCCCACACGGTGGCTACCCGGTGGTGCACCATCCGGCGGTCAGCGGCGCGGGGGGCGTCGTTCTAACGCCTACCCAAAACCAGGTGCAAGATCAGTTGCAGCGGAAGCACGAGGAGTTGCAGCATCTTATattgcagcagcaggaagagcTGCGGCGAGTGCAGGAGCAGCTCCTAATGGCACGTTACGGTCTGTTGCCCTCGATCGTGTCCCTTCcctttccggccaccggtggaaatGGGGGCCCGGCTGTGATTCCACCAGAACGGTGCCCGACCACCGGAGCACCGTttctgcagcaccaccaggcGGGCCATGGGGCCGCCTTCCATCATCGACACCACCACTACCATCCATCGTCATccgggtcgtcgtcggtgcaaTCGCAGGCTCACCATGCTCAGCAAGatccacagcaacagcagatgTGCTTACCGGACCAGAAACCGATTCTGCATCCAGATCCAGAGCAGCTTAACTTTACCGACACGGGCCAGGGAAAACTGTCTGAGGCTAGCGAGATGGTTTCGTACATGCAGTTGACACCGGTCCCGCTTCAtcatctgcagcagcagcagcagcaacagcagcaacagcagcagcaacagcagcaacagcagcagcaacagcagcagcaacaccaccaccaccaccatgggTCAAGCGCCTCATCGACTTCCACAACACCCGCCTCTTCAGTTCAGaaccaacggcagcagcaactaaTGCAGATCGGTGCACCGGATGGATCGGGAGCACCGGGTGGCAGCGGCATGGGCCTGTTACAGTATCAAATGGCACCGGAACAGGCGCAAAACCTTTTCGCTTCCGGCATggagcaacagcaaaaccaaCAGCAGACACACCCTCCGTCACAACAATCCCaccatcagctgcagcagcagcaacagcagcaacagcaaggaGCTACCGGCAGTTCCGACGCCGGATCACACACCTGCCCTTCACAAACGAGCGAGTTGTGA
- the LOC131216128 gene encoding protein henna isoform X1, which yields MYRLNQALEKPTLKEGGSYIMEGHESAEAKNVCIIFSPEQEEAGALAKMLKIFDDHRVNLLHIESRSSTRGPGYEFMVECDGKAGTLSAAIETIREHSNYFNIISRDYKDNEATVPWFPRRIRDLDRFANQILSYGAELDSDHPGFTDPTYRERRKYFADIAFNYKHGQPLPHVDYTEAETDTWRTVFRQLTKLYPTNACREHNHVFPLLIENCGYREDNIPQLEDVSNFLKDCTGFTLRPVAGLLSSRDFLAGLAFRVFHSTQYIRHPSKPLYTPEPDVCHELLGHAPLFADPSFAQFSQEIGLASLGAPDEFVEKLATCFWFTVEYGMCRQNGALKAYGAGLLSSFGELQYCLTDKPELREFDPAKTCEQKYPITEYQPVYFVSDSFEDAIQKMINYANTIPRPFGVRYDPYTQSIEILDSVPQISNLMRNIHNEFEVLQNAFKKL from the exons ATGTACCGTTTAAATCAGGCGCTTGAGAAG CCCACCCTCAAGGAAGGCGGCTCGTACATTATGGAGGGACACGAGTCGGCAGAGGCCAAGAACGTGTGCATCATCTTCTCGCCGGAGCAAGAGGAGGCCGGCGCTCTGGCGAAAATGCTGAAGATTTTTGACGATCACCGCGTGAACCTGCTGCACATCGAGTCCCGCTCGTCGACCCGTGGTCCGGGCTACGAGTTCATGGTGGAGTGTGACGGAAAAGCAGGGACGCTCAGTGCGGCCATTGAAACGATTCGCGAGCACAGCAACTACTTCAACATCATCTCACGGGATTACAAGGACAATGAAG CAACCGTTCCGTGGTTCCCACGGCGTATCCGCGATCTTGATCGGTTCGCCAATCAGATCCTTTCGTACGGTGCCGAACTCGACTCCGACCATCCCGGGTTCACCGATCCGACGTACCGTGAGCGGCGCAAGTACTTTGCCGACATTGCGTTCAATTACAAGCACGGCCAACCGTTGCCGCACGTCGACTACACCGAGGCCGAGACCGACACCTGGCGTACCGTTTTCCGCCAGCTGACGAAGCTCTACCCGACGAACGCCTGCCGTGAACACAACCACGTGTTCCCGTTGCTGATCGAAAACTGTGGCTACCGCGAGGACAACATCCCGCAGCTGGAGGACGTTTCGAACTTCCTGAAGGACTGCACCGGCTTCACTTtgcgaccggtggccggcttGCTTTCGTCGCGTGACTTCCTCGCCGGGCTGGCGTTCCGTGTGTTTCACTCGACCCAATACATCCGCCATCCGAGTAAACCCCTGTAcactccggaaccggacgtGTGCCACGAACTGCTCGGCCACGCACCCCTCTTTGCCGATCCGTCGTTCGCGCAGTTCTCGCAGGAGATTGGCCTCGCGTCTCTCGGCGCCCCGGATGAGTTCGTCGAGAAGCTCGCCACG TGCTTTTGGTTCACGGTCGAGTATGGGATGTGCCGTCAGAATGGCGCCCTCAAGGCGTACGGAGCTGGGCTGCTGTCCTCCTTCGGCGAACTCCAGTACTGCCTCACCGATAAGCCCGAGCTGCGGGAGTTCGATCCGGCAAAGACGTGCGAACAAAAGTACCCGATCACCGAGTACCAACCGGTGTACTTCGTGTCCGACAGCTTCGAAGATGCGATCCAGAAGATGATCAACTACGCCAACACGATCCCCCGTCCGTTCGGTGTCCGGTACGATCCGTACACGCAGAGCATCGAGATCCTCGACTCGGTGCCCCAGATCAGCAACCTGATGCGCAACATCCACAACGAGTTCGAGGTGCTTCAAAACGCGTTCAAGAAGCTGTAG
- the LOC131216128 gene encoding protein henna isoform X2 → MLARQESKGPTLKEGGSYIMEGHESAEAKNVCIIFSPEQEEAGALAKMLKIFDDHRVNLLHIESRSSTRGPGYEFMVECDGKAGTLSAAIETIREHSNYFNIISRDYKDNEATVPWFPRRIRDLDRFANQILSYGAELDSDHPGFTDPTYRERRKYFADIAFNYKHGQPLPHVDYTEAETDTWRTVFRQLTKLYPTNACREHNHVFPLLIENCGYREDNIPQLEDVSNFLKDCTGFTLRPVAGLLSSRDFLAGLAFRVFHSTQYIRHPSKPLYTPEPDVCHELLGHAPLFADPSFAQFSQEIGLASLGAPDEFVEKLATCFWFTVEYGMCRQNGALKAYGAGLLSSFGELQYCLTDKPELREFDPAKTCEQKYPITEYQPVYFVSDSFEDAIQKMINYANTIPRPFGVRYDPYTQSIEILDSVPQISNLMRNIHNEFEVLQNAFKKL, encoded by the exons ATGCTGGCAAGGCAGGAATCGAAAGGG CCCACCCTCAAGGAAGGCGGCTCGTACATTATGGAGGGACACGAGTCGGCAGAGGCCAAGAACGTGTGCATCATCTTCTCGCCGGAGCAAGAGGAGGCCGGCGCTCTGGCGAAAATGCTGAAGATTTTTGACGATCACCGCGTGAACCTGCTGCACATCGAGTCCCGCTCGTCGACCCGTGGTCCGGGCTACGAGTTCATGGTGGAGTGTGACGGAAAAGCAGGGACGCTCAGTGCGGCCATTGAAACGATTCGCGAGCACAGCAACTACTTCAACATCATCTCACGGGATTACAAGGACAATGAAG CAACCGTTCCGTGGTTCCCACGGCGTATCCGCGATCTTGATCGGTTCGCCAATCAGATCCTTTCGTACGGTGCCGAACTCGACTCCGACCATCCCGGGTTCACCGATCCGACGTACCGTGAGCGGCGCAAGTACTTTGCCGACATTGCGTTCAATTACAAGCACGGCCAACCGTTGCCGCACGTCGACTACACCGAGGCCGAGACCGACACCTGGCGTACCGTTTTCCGCCAGCTGACGAAGCTCTACCCGACGAACGCCTGCCGTGAACACAACCACGTGTTCCCGTTGCTGATCGAAAACTGTGGCTACCGCGAGGACAACATCCCGCAGCTGGAGGACGTTTCGAACTTCCTGAAGGACTGCACCGGCTTCACTTtgcgaccggtggccggcttGCTTTCGTCGCGTGACTTCCTCGCCGGGCTGGCGTTCCGTGTGTTTCACTCGACCCAATACATCCGCCATCCGAGTAAACCCCTGTAcactccggaaccggacgtGTGCCACGAACTGCTCGGCCACGCACCCCTCTTTGCCGATCCGTCGTTCGCGCAGTTCTCGCAGGAGATTGGCCTCGCGTCTCTCGGCGCCCCGGATGAGTTCGTCGAGAAGCTCGCCACG TGCTTTTGGTTCACGGTCGAGTATGGGATGTGCCGTCAGAATGGCGCCCTCAAGGCGTACGGAGCTGGGCTGCTGTCCTCCTTCGGCGAACTCCAGTACTGCCTCACCGATAAGCCCGAGCTGCGGGAGTTCGATCCGGCAAAGACGTGCGAACAAAAGTACCCGATCACCGAGTACCAACCGGTGTACTTCGTGTCCGACAGCTTCGAAGATGCGATCCAGAAGATGATCAACTACGCCAACACGATCCCCCGTCCGTTCGGTGTCCGGTACGATCCGTACACGCAGAGCATCGAGATCCTCGACTCGGTGCCCCAGATCAGCAACCTGATGCGCAACATCCACAACGAGTTCGAGGTGCTTCAAAACGCGTTCAAGAAGCTGTAG